In Geopsychrobacter electrodiphilus DSM 16401, a single window of DNA contains:
- a CDS encoding ABC transporter ATP-binding protein produces MAILISTEKVSKTYHPKKADATEAVSDISLEITAGEAVVLKGPSGSGKTSLLSLIGCMTRPTSGRVMVAGEEVSRLPERFLTLIRRRTFGFVFQQYHLIPELSVRDNVMLPLYPESLSAAEMGRKVAVALADVELTGLEKRRVTELSGGQQQRVAIARALVNAPRVLIADEPTAHLDSRLSVALLERFALLKQAGLTLVIATHDPQVCEHPLIDRIIELHDGRLCQGTGT; encoded by the coding sequence ATGGCTATCCTGATAAGCACCGAAAAGGTCAGCAAGACCTACCACCCGAAAAAGGCCGACGCAACCGAAGCGGTTTCCGACATCAGCCTGGAGATCACTGCCGGCGAAGCCGTCGTGCTGAAGGGACCGAGTGGTTCCGGTAAAACCTCATTACTGAGTCTGATCGGCTGCATGACCCGGCCGACCAGCGGGCGGGTCATGGTCGCCGGGGAAGAGGTCTCACGACTGCCGGAGAGGTTCTTGACCCTGATCCGGCGGCGGACTTTCGGTTTTGTTTTTCAGCAGTATCATCTGATTCCAGAGCTGAGCGTGCGGGACAATGTCATGTTGCCCCTCTATCCCGAAAGCCTCTCTGCAGCCGAAATGGGTCGCAAGGTGGCGGTTGCGCTTGCCGATGTTGAGTTGACCGGGCTTGAGAAGCGCCGGGTGACTGAACTCTCCGGCGGCCAGCAGCAACGGGTCGCCATTGCCCGGGCGCTGGTCAACGCACCCAGGGTGTTGATCGCCGATGAACCGACCGCTCACCTTGACAGCCGTCTCAGCGTTGCCCTCCTTGAACGCTTCGCCCTGCTGAAACAGGCGGGCCTGACCCTGGTTATCGCCACCCATGACCCGCAGGTCTGCGAGCATCCCCTGATTGACCGGATTATTGAATTGCACGACGGGCGGCTGTGCCAGGGGACCGGGACATGA
- a CDS encoding ABC transporter permease — protein MPNLKILEYSLASLLRRPGKTCAILVVYTLMIAVLSSVLLLTEALKSEATATLAGGPQLIVQRLMAGRHELIAVAEIDKLAKIPGVKGIKPRVWGYYYDSLTKMNFTMQGIDTAASQLSLLSGRLPRGEDECAIGAGIAENRRIGLEDDLILIDNATLGRSFTVTGVFTAASDLLTQDLIVMPTETLHQFFGMPEGYATDLAVEVYNSNEINTIAGKIKLALPDSRPITQSELLRTYHAVFDWRGGMLLALFSSALMAFCILAWDKATGLSAGERREIGILKAVGWDTSDVLLLKLWEGLALSLLAFLVGYLMAFVLVFFWGAPLLGSVLRGWSVLFPALHPTPFIDPYQIATLAFLTIVPYVASTVIPAWRAAVTDPDEVMRA, from the coding sequence ATGCCCAATCTCAAGATCCTTGAATACTCGCTGGCTTCTCTCTTGCGCCGTCCGGGGAAGACCTGCGCCATCCTGGTGGTCTACACCCTGATGATTGCGGTGCTCTCCTCCGTGCTCCTGTTGACTGAGGCCCTCAAGAGTGAAGCGACGGCGACGCTTGCCGGCGGTCCGCAGCTTATCGTGCAGAGACTTATGGCGGGCAGGCATGAGTTGATTGCGGTCGCTGAGATCGATAAGCTGGCCAAGATTCCGGGCGTCAAGGGAATTAAACCCAGGGTCTGGGGATATTATTACGATTCCCTTACCAAGATGAACTTCACCATGCAGGGAATCGACACTGCAGCGAGTCAATTAAGCCTGCTGTCCGGGCGCCTGCCACGTGGGGAGGACGAGTGCGCAATCGGTGCAGGCATTGCCGAGAATCGCCGGATCGGTCTGGAGGATGACCTGATCCTGATCGATAACGCCACCCTGGGCAGGTCATTCACCGTGACCGGAGTCTTTACTGCCGCCTCGGACCTGCTGACCCAGGATCTGATTGTGATGCCGACGGAGACCTTACATCAGTTTTTCGGTATGCCCGAGGGCTATGCCACCGATCTGGCTGTCGAGGTTTACAACTCGAACGAGATCAATACCATCGCCGGCAAGATCAAGCTGGCCCTCCCTGATTCACGCCCCATCACGCAGAGTGAACTGTTGCGGACCTACCATGCGGTCTTCGACTGGCGAGGCGGGATGCTGCTGGCGCTCTTTTCCTCAGCGCTGATGGCCTTCTGTATTCTGGCCTGGGATAAGGCGACGGGACTCAGCGCCGGAGAACGGCGCGAAATTGGCATTCTGAAAGCGGTTGGCTGGGACACCAGCGATGTGCTGCTGCTCAAATTATGGGAGGGACTCGCCCTCTCGCTGCTGGCGTTTCTGGTCGGTTATCTGATGGCTTTTGTGCTGGTGTTCTTCTGGGGGGCACCGCTTTTGGGAAGCGTTCTGCGTGGCTGGTCGGTGCTTTTTCCGGCCCTGCATCCGACCCCCTTTATCGACCCCTACCAGATAGCGACTCTAGCCTTTCTGACCATTGTCCCATATGTAGCAAGTACCGTCATCCCGGCCTGGCGGGCGGCGGTGACCGATCCCGATGAAGTGATGCGCGCCTGA
- a CDS encoding copper chaperone PCu(A)C: protein MHFFRSFFLFILILGLNYPSIGHTQDLESTILVSHAWIRAMPPSMKNTAAYLTIENKTKTELVLQSVTTTASKIVEIHQMAMDGDMMKMKMVDALHIPTGGRLELSPNGFHLMIIDLHRPLVEGETLPLVLNFKDGTTLTVNAVVRKWSE, encoded by the coding sequence ATGCATTTTTTTCGTAGTTTCTTTTTGTTTATTTTAATCCTGGGCCTGAATTATCCCTCGATAGGCCATACTCAGGATTTGGAGTCAACAATTCTGGTCAGTCACGCCTGGATTCGTGCCATGCCGCCTTCCATGAAAAATACAGCGGCTTATCTGACAATCGAAAACAAAACGAAGACTGAACTTGTTCTTCAATCGGTCACAACCACTGCCTCCAAAATCGTTGAAATTCATCAGATGGCCATGGACGGCGACATGATGAAAATGAAAATGGTCGATGCCCTGCATATCCCGACTGGAGGACGCCTGGAACTGAGTCCGAATGGTTTTCATCTCATGATTATCGATCTGCATAGGCCATTGGTTGAGGGTGAAACTCTTCCACTTGTTCTTAATTTTAAAGATGGAACTACTTTGACCGTCAATGCAGTTGTCCGTAAATGGAGCGAATAG
- a CDS encoding nitrous oxide reductase accessory protein NosL, whose product MRLSLLFLLFLLISSPLCAETPPKPDSKARCEVCGMFVAPYPQWVSVVEMTDGRHFYFDGPKDMFIYYKNLAKYQPGASYDQVASLYVTEYYTASLTSATGVFFVEGSNVPGPMGMELVPVAGRKTAEIFLKDHKGVKLLLFNGHELLDAPAAP is encoded by the coding sequence ATGCGACTGTCACTTTTATTCTTATTATTCCTTCTAATCAGTTCACCTCTCTGTGCCGAAACTCCGCCTAAACCTGACAGCAAGGCTCGTTGTGAGGTGTGCGGCATGTTTGTGGCGCCATACCCGCAATGGGTCTCAGTTGTGGAAATGACCGACGGACGTCATTTTTACTTTGATGGGCCCAAGGACATGTTTATTTACTATAAGAATCTGGCCAAATATCAGCCCGGGGCCAGCTACGACCAGGTGGCAAGTCTCTATGTCACGGAATACTATACGGCCAGCCTGACCTCAGCTACGGGGGTGTTTTTCGTCGAGGGGAGCAATGTGCCAGGACCGATGGGCATGGAACTGGTGCCTGTGGCTGGGCGTAAGACGGCCGAAATATTTCTGAAAGATCATAAAGGGGTCAAATTGCTTCTGTTTAATGGCCACGAACTGCTTGATGCTCCGGCGGCGCCTTGA
- a CDS encoding SCO family protein — protein MIKNSLNLICLSLLLVVAFVAHPVFAAEHYQRSVARYTVPDVELINQDGERVALKALLETDQPVIVDFIYATCTTICPLLSISFLNLQSKLAKEGRSARLISITIDPDHDSPQIMKDYLKRYRAKPGWDFLTGTSADIHKVMKAFNAYIPDKMSHYPLNMIRNPKNGTWIRLFGIMSGKDFLSEYKQIADQ, from the coding sequence ATGATCAAAAATAGTCTCAATCTGATCTGCTTGTCTCTGCTGCTTGTGGTGGCTTTTGTTGCTCATCCTGTATTTGCAGCAGAACATTATCAACGCTCAGTTGCGCGTTACACCGTACCTGATGTGGAACTGATCAACCAGGATGGGGAAAGGGTCGCGCTCAAAGCGCTTCTCGAAACCGATCAGCCGGTAATCGTCGATTTTATCTACGCGACCTGCACAACCATTTGTCCGCTCCTGTCGATCAGTTTTTTAAATTTGCAGAGCAAACTTGCCAAAGAGGGTCGCAGCGCCCGGCTGATATCGATCACCATCGATCCCGATCATGACAGCCCGCAAATCATGAAGGACTACCTTAAACGCTACCGGGCAAAACCCGGATGGGATTTTCTCACCGGGACTTCTGCCGACATCCACAAGGTAATGAAGGCCTTCAATGCCTACATCCCGGACAAGATGTCTCACTATCCACTGAACATGATCCGCAACCCGAAGAATGGTACCTGGATCAGACTGTTTGGCATCATGAGCGGTAAAGATTTTCTCTCAGAGTACAAGCAGATCGCCGACCAGTGA